One segment of Thermococcus sp. AM4 DNA contains the following:
- a CDS encoding BtpA/SgcQ family protein, with amino-acid sequence MDFDRKPLIGMVHLKPLPGSYLYDGNLEGVIELALRDAKTLESAGFDAVMIENFGDVPFSKTVDKVTVASFTAVAKAVRDEVSVPVGINVLRNDGIAAYSIAYAIKADFIRVNVLSGVAFTDQGIIEGIAHELARLRKLLPSGIKVFADVHVKHAVHFFDFEDAIRDTVERGLADAVVVSGKATGKPVDLEKLALAKRISPVPVVVGSGTTYDNLPELWNHADAFIVGTWLKRDGKVENEVSLERARKLVELAEKLRGS; translated from the coding sequence ATGGACTTCGATAGGAAACCGCTCATCGGGATGGTCCACCTCAAGCCCCTCCCCGGCTCGTACCTCTACGACGGCAACCTTGAGGGGGTTATTGAGCTCGCCCTGAGGGACGCGAAGACGCTCGAAAGTGCCGGCTTCGACGCGGTGATGATTGAGAACTTCGGCGACGTCCCGTTTTCCAAGACGGTTGACAAGGTGACGGTCGCTTCCTTCACCGCCGTAGCAAAGGCCGTCAGGGACGAGGTGAGCGTTCCGGTCGGGATTAACGTCCTCAGGAACGACGGAATAGCGGCCTATTCAATAGCCTATGCGATTAAAGCGGACTTTATAAGGGTTAACGTGCTGAGCGGAGTTGCCTTCACCGACCAGGGAATCATCGAGGGCATCGCCCACGAGCTTGCAAGGCTGAGGAAGCTTCTCCCGAGCGGAATCAAGGTTTTCGCCGACGTTCACGTCAAGCACGCGGTTCACTTCTTCGACTTTGAAGATGCCATAAGGGACACCGTCGAGCGCGGTCTGGCCGATGCGGTAGTGGTGAGTGGAAAGGCAACCGGAAAGCCCGTTGATTTGGAAAAGCTCGCCCTCGCGAAGAGAATCTCGCCCGTCCCGGTCGTCGTTGGCTCGGGGACGACCTACGACAACCTGCCCGAGCTTTGGAATCATGCAGATGCCTTCATCGTCGGCACGTGGCTCAAGCGCGACGGAAAGGTCGAGAACGAGGTTTCCCTTGAGAGGGCAAGAAAGCTCGTCGAGCTGGCGGAGAAGTTGAGGGGTTCTTAG
- a CDS encoding PH domain-containing protein, which produces MGVVENPQLPKSVMRHLEPDERVLFAIKKKISLEKPKWLLVTDRRIIYLDEKVLGRYDLKAIPYQKLEQVTVKLGVMSSEFVIEGEESISLKLGWMNKEEARKAINAIKDALNAIAVEPVSIDVKKGLTSETWTLRKPKELVTRSMPARAQPQVVEKEDPLEKLKKLKELYDMGVISQEEYEEKRKKLLEQI; this is translated from the coding sequence ATGGGTGTCGTGGAAAACCCCCAACTTCCAAAATCTGTGATGAGGCATCTGGAGCCTGACGAGAGGGTTCTGTTTGCCATTAAGAAGAAGATAAGCCTCGAAAAGCCGAAGTGGCTTCTCGTGACGGACAGGAGGATAATCTACCTCGATGAGAAGGTCCTCGGGAGGTACGACCTCAAGGCGATCCCCTACCAAAAGCTGGAGCAGGTAACGGTTAAGCTCGGGGTCATGAGCTCAGAGTTCGTGATCGAGGGGGAGGAGAGCATAAGCCTCAAGCTCGGCTGGATGAACAAGGAGGAGGCAAGGAAGGCCATCAACGCGATAAAGGACGCGCTGAACGCGATAGCGGTCGAGCCTGTCTCAATTGACGTCAAGAAGGGGCTGACGAGCGAAACGTGGACACTGAGAAAGCCCAAGGAGCTCGTGACGAGGAGCATGCCCGCCAGAGCTCAGCCCCAGGTAGTTGAGAAGGAGGATCCCCTGGAGAAGCTAAAGAAGCTGAAGGAGCTCTACGACATGGGGGTCATAAGCCAAGAGGAGTACGAGGAAAAGAGGAAGAAGCTGCTCGAGCAGATTTGA
- a CDS encoding DUF257 family protein codes for MRELESFFSGLKFGETVLVEYSSNSYPELFLKLLHDYASSKGLHVLVDDILDTYPTLARSLEVLGLSTDETIVIKIGGGKLEAGTIISRMEVDKYSIPFGHYVNSVNKFREANGRYFNPVVGVHKMAMLFSEREMLSLLTTISYFVGDDRRVSFYLINEDAIESSKPVFLPLFEEIATTVTEWYLDGGELVLVVHKAANPELLGKEYRVKVSQFFE; via the coding sequence GTGAGGGAGCTGGAGTCCTTCTTCTCGGGGCTTAAATTCGGCGAGACCGTGCTCGTGGAGTATTCCTCGAACTCGTATCCCGAGCTGTTCCTCAAGCTCCTCCACGACTACGCTTCATCGAAGGGCCTTCACGTCCTCGTTGATGACATCCTTGATACCTACCCGACCCTCGCGAGGTCTCTCGAAGTGCTCGGCCTATCAACGGACGAGACGATAGTGATAAAGATCGGTGGCGGCAAGCTCGAGGCGGGCACGATAATAAGCAGGATGGAAGTTGATAAGTACTCCATACCCTTCGGCCATTACGTGAACTCGGTTAACAAGTTCCGCGAGGCCAACGGCCGCTACTTCAACCCCGTCGTTGGGGTGCACAAGATGGCGATGCTCTTCTCCGAGAGGGAAATGCTGTCGCTGCTCACGACGATCTCTTACTTCGTTGGGGACGACAGGAGAGTTTCCTTCTACCTCATAAACGAGGACGCGATCGAGAGCAGCAAGCCTGTTTTCCTGCCCCTGTTCGAGGAGATCGCCACCACGGTTACCGAGTGGTATCTGGACGGCGGTGAGCTCGTCCTCGTCGTTCACAAGGCCGCCAATCCCGAGCTCCTCGGAAAGGAGTACAGGGTCAAGGTTTCCCAGTTCTTTGAGTGA
- a CDS encoding TldD/PmbA family protein → MEENLLKIAERTAGKLDVEYFEIRISRVKTASVLIQNDQVDELSNNVEVGIGVRAFRRGWGFSSANDLSKAEEVIKTAMKMAGLSKGPEAIYLGDPIRDSVSNLGEKRLDEVDISEKLELTKRAAELLKGEGVKNRISSYGESVIETLYLNSLGSEIRTVSSRVRLRIAATAFEAGKTGEYWKSFGGTGGWELIERIELERWADFVSRKARELLRAKAPPSGKFDVIMDPELTGVFIHEAVGHAAEADAVKNGESIFSGRLGERIGVEELNVVDDPTLPGKFGSYAYDDEGLPGKRVEIIKNGVLNEYLNDRETSALLGLVPNGHGRAQSYAHQPLVRMSNTYVEAGTWEPEEIFEEVRHGLYMIGDKGGEVDVATGTFTFGAKEGYIVENGELKVHLRDVSLSGNLLEVLRSIKAIGRDVRIQFPGYCGKGQWVPVDDGGPHVLTEALVGGR, encoded by the coding sequence ATGGAAGAGAACCTGCTCAAAATCGCCGAGCGAACCGCCGGCAAACTGGACGTGGAGTACTTCGAGATAAGGATCTCACGGGTGAAGACGGCATCGGTTCTGATCCAGAACGACCAGGTGGACGAGCTCTCGAACAACGTTGAGGTTGGAATCGGGGTCAGGGCATTCAGGAGGGGGTGGGGCTTTTCCTCCGCCAACGACCTCTCGAAGGCGGAAGAGGTCATAAAAACCGCGATGAAGATGGCAGGACTGTCAAAAGGACCGGAAGCGATTTACCTCGGAGACCCGATCAGGGACAGCGTCTCGAACCTCGGGGAGAAGAGGCTAGATGAGGTTGACATCTCCGAGAAGCTTGAGCTCACGAAGAGAGCTGCGGAACTCCTGAAGGGAGAGGGCGTGAAGAACAGGATCTCAAGCTACGGCGAATCCGTCATCGAGACGCTCTACCTGAACTCGCTGGGCAGTGAGATAAGGACCGTGAGCTCAAGGGTCCGGCTGAGGATTGCGGCGACTGCATTCGAGGCAGGAAAAACGGGCGAGTACTGGAAGAGCTTCGGGGGAACCGGGGGATGGGAGCTCATTGAGAGGATCGAGCTTGAGAGGTGGGCGGACTTCGTTTCGAGAAAGGCCCGCGAGCTGCTAAGGGCAAAGGCCCCTCCCTCCGGAAAGTTCGACGTGATAATGGATCCGGAGCTAACGGGCGTCTTCATCCACGAGGCAGTTGGTCACGCCGCCGAGGCCGACGCCGTGAAGAACGGGGAGAGCATCTTCTCCGGACGGCTGGGGGAGAGGATAGGCGTGGAAGAGCTCAACGTCGTGGACGATCCCACCTTGCCTGGCAAGTTCGGCTCGTACGCCTACGACGACGAAGGGCTCCCGGGAAAGAGGGTCGAGATAATCAAAAACGGGGTTCTGAACGAGTACCTGAACGACAGGGAAACGTCGGCCCTCTTAGGCCTCGTGCCGAACGGTCACGGCAGGGCCCAGAGCTACGCCCATCAGCCCCTCGTCAGGATGTCCAACACCTACGTCGAGGCCGGAACCTGGGAGCCGGAGGAGATCTTCGAGGAGGTAAGGCACGGCCTCTACATGATTGGAGACAAGGGAGGAGAAGTTGACGTTGCCACCGGAACCTTCACCTTCGGGGCGAAAGAAGGCTACATCGTTGAAAACGGAGAGCTGAAAGTTCATCTTCGCGACGTCTCGCTGTCCGGTAACCTGCTGGAGGTCCTGAGGAGCATAAAGGCCATCGGAAGGGACGTCAGGATACAGTTCCCGGGCTACTGCGGAAAGGGGCAGTGGGTTCCCGTAGATGACGGCGGTCCCCACGTGCTCACCGAGGCCCTCGTGGGGGGAAGGTGA
- a CDS encoding TldD/PmbA family protein — protein sequence MEAVERLAGILERRNVEWEIYWEEGKGVSFRIERERIERAQWKFYSGIGLRVGLNGKVGFSYLTGLEHDEESLLGLVKRAEKLARIGSRPFKGFPARGKFPRVEGLYDGAIDALDFDGARALAGEFVEKMRELKGNKEEYTLAGAVSFGTSRAGIANSNGVEGEEPRTGLAMWAYAVKKNGRSGSGYASQSYTTLEGVKEGEELIRKAMREADSSQRAEKIGGFTGEVLLEPQVVEALVYLFLENLYGDSVYYSRSRFSIGDLGKKVLSENISIIDDSTLEFSPGSYSFDGEGVPGRRKELISRGELRSFILDHTYGRLLGLESTGNAVRDFRSVPRIGTGNVLVEEGGENLGDWSGVVVSKVFGEHTANPVTGDFSLTVELGYVVKNGEVRPFSGNMISGNVFEALGKVSRVGKEAERRGSFYSPRVVTELRLV from the coding sequence ATGGAGGCAGTTGAAAGGCTCGCGGGAATACTCGAGAGGAGGAACGTGGAGTGGGAGATATACTGGGAGGAGGGAAAGGGCGTCTCCTTCAGGATCGAGAGGGAGAGAATCGAGAGGGCCCAGTGGAAGTTCTACTCGGGAATAGGGCTGAGGGTGGGCCTTAACGGGAAGGTCGGCTTTTCCTACTTAACCGGCCTTGAACACGATGAGGAGAGCCTCCTCGGGCTCGTTAAACGGGCCGAAAAGCTCGCCCGGATTGGATCGAGACCATTCAAGGGGTTTCCTGCCAGGGGAAAATTCCCCCGGGTTGAGGGTCTCTACGACGGGGCCATAGATGCGCTGGATTTCGACGGGGCCCGCGCCCTCGCCGGGGAGTTCGTGGAGAAGATGAGAGAACTTAAGGGAAACAAGGAAGAGTACACATTGGCCGGTGCGGTGAGCTTCGGCACGTCGAGAGCGGGAATAGCTAACTCCAACGGGGTTGAGGGAGAAGAGCCGAGAACAGGCCTGGCGATGTGGGCCTACGCGGTAAAGAAGAACGGCAGGAGCGGGAGCGGCTACGCCTCGCAGAGCTACACGACGCTGGAGGGAGTGAAGGAGGGCGAGGAGCTCATAAGGAAGGCTATGAGGGAGGCCGATTCAAGCCAGAGGGCGGAGAAGATCGGGGGCTTCACGGGAGAGGTTCTTCTGGAGCCGCAGGTTGTTGAGGCCCTGGTTTACCTCTTCCTCGAGAACCTCTACGGGGACAGCGTTTACTACTCCCGCTCCCGCTTCTCGATAGGAGATCTAGGAAAGAAAGTGCTCTCCGAGAACATCTCCATAATCGACGATTCCACGCTCGAATTCTCCCCGGGGAGCTATTCCTTCGACGGAGAGGGAGTTCCCGGAAGGCGGAAAGAGTTAATTTCGAGGGGTGAGCTGAGGTCGTTCATCCTCGACCACACCTACGGAAGACTGCTCGGCCTTGAGAGCACGGGGAACGCGGTCAGGGACTTCAGATCGGTTCCGAGGATCGGGACGGGCAACGTTCTGGTTGAAGAAGGCGGGGAGAACCTCGGGGACTGGAGCGGCGTCGTGGTCTCAAAGGTCTTCGGAGAGCACACCGCCAACCCCGTGACGGGGGACTTCTCGCTCACCGTTGAGCTCGGCTACGTGGTGAAGAACGGCGAAGTAAGGCCCTTCAGCGGGAACATGATCTCGGGCAACGTGTTTGAAGCCCTCGGGAAGGTTTCAAGGGTTGGAAAAGAGGCGGAGAGGAGGGGAAGCTTTTACTCGCCGAGGGTGGTGACGGAGCTGAGGCTGGTTTAG
- a CDS encoding universal stress protein: MSVKVLVLIDGSKWSQKAALHAIAIAKKRGGKVILFSVLDRREARAMAFNLSMFSDRLEKVEHFEEEIWKEMKKGIRTIMTGLMELCHEEGVNCSFRIVEGSAKETILREANSGNYSLVVMGAYGRSGKTRIGSLLEEVVGMIAVPTMIVR, encoded by the coding sequence ATGAGCGTAAAGGTGCTCGTGCTCATAGACGGCTCCAAGTGGAGCCAAAAGGCCGCGCTTCACGCGATAGCGATAGCCAAGAAGAGGGGGGGCAAGGTCATACTCTTCTCGGTTCTCGACAGGAGGGAAGCGAGGGCGATGGCCTTCAACCTCAGCATGTTCAGCGACAGACTTGAGAAGGTCGAACACTTCGAGGAGGAGATATGGAAGGAGATGAAGAAGGGAATAAGGACGATCATGACGGGTCTTATGGAGCTCTGTCACGAGGAAGGTGTTAACTGCTCCTTCAGGATCGTGGAGGGCTCGGCCAAGGAGACCATACTCCGCGAGGCGAACTCTGGTAACTACTCCCTCGTCGTCATGGGCGCCTACGGAAGGAGCGGAAAGACGAGGATAGGGTCACTGCTCGAGGAAGTCGTGGGAATGATAGCCGTTCCGACCATGATCGTCCGCTAA
- a CDS encoding SLC13 family permease has product MDPALIIAVAVFLFTYALIISEKVHRTVAALFGAAIILLFRVLPWDKLPVYLDLDTLFLLIGMMIVVNTAKESGLFEYIAIKTAKLARGSPMRVLLLFSVVTALVSSILDNVTTVLLLTPMLIYITRLMKVDPVPFLLSEVFASNIGGTATLIGDPPNIMIGSAAKLSFNEFLLNMGPIAFLDLLITIAIIYLAYRSEIHVSPSRRQKLLSIIEGLSEEEAIKDPVLFRKSVVVILSVVALFFVHDKLGIEPAVVALSGAAFLLMWSGQEPDRILEKVEWTAIFFFIGLFIIVGSLVETGVIDDVAEWLMGYVHGTGEAIFVITWFSAISSAIVDNIPLTATMIPLIKAMGSSLNSYPLWWALSLGACLGGNGTAIGASANVVVIGIAGKEGIRITFVDFLKVGLIVMFATVGFGSLLLWLRYVGV; this is encoded by the coding sequence ATGGATCCAGCGCTTATAATAGCGGTTGCAGTGTTCCTCTTTACCTACGCCCTCATAATAAGTGAGAAGGTCCACAGGACAGTCGCGGCCCTCTTCGGTGCGGCCATAATCCTGCTCTTCCGCGTTCTGCCTTGGGATAAGCTCCCCGTTTACCTCGATCTGGACACCCTCTTCCTGCTCATCGGAATGATGATAGTTGTGAACACCGCGAAGGAGAGCGGTCTCTTTGAGTACATAGCCATAAAAACTGCCAAACTGGCAAGGGGAAGCCCCATGCGGGTCCTTCTGCTCTTTTCCGTGGTTACCGCACTGGTCAGTTCCATCCTCGACAACGTTACAACGGTGCTCCTGCTTACCCCAATGCTCATCTACATAACCCGCCTCATGAAAGTAGATCCCGTTCCGTTTCTCCTCTCCGAGGTCTTTGCCTCGAACATCGGCGGAACAGCAACTCTGATCGGCGATCCCCCGAACATAATGATAGGCTCGGCCGCAAAGCTGAGCTTCAACGAGTTCCTCCTCAACATGGGCCCTATAGCCTTCCTCGATCTGCTGATCACTATAGCCATAATCTACCTCGCCTACCGCAGTGAGATCCACGTCAGCCCTTCCCGCAGGCAAAAGCTCCTTTCGATAATAGAGGGGCTCAGCGAGGAGGAGGCCATCAAGGATCCGGTCCTCTTCAGAAAATCCGTTGTGGTGATCCTGTCGGTCGTGGCGCTCTTCTTCGTTCACGACAAGCTCGGCATAGAGCCGGCAGTGGTGGCCCTGAGCGGTGCCGCGTTCCTGCTCATGTGGAGCGGCCAGGAACCGGACAGGATCCTGGAGAAGGTCGAGTGGACGGCGATCTTTTTCTTCATTGGCCTGTTTATCATAGTCGGCTCGCTGGTGGAGACGGGCGTTATAGACGACGTCGCCGAGTGGCTGATGGGCTACGTTCACGGCACTGGCGAGGCCATTTTTGTTATCACGTGGTTCTCGGCCATCTCCTCCGCCATCGTCGACAACATTCCCCTGACGGCGACGATGATACCGCTCATCAAGGCTATGGGCTCGTCCCTCAACTCCTATCCCCTCTGGTGGGCCCTCTCGCTGGGTGCCTGTCTCGGCGGTAACGGCACCGCCATCGGGGCGAGCGCCAACGTCGTGGTAATCGGTATCGCCGGGAAGGAGGGGATAAGGATAACCTTCGTTGACTTCCTCAAGGTTGGCCTGATCGTGATGTTCGCCACCGTTGGTTTCGGATCTCTGCTGCTCTGGCTCCGGTACGTGGGGGTATGA
- a CDS encoding universal stress protein, whose translation MPMEVLNRIISRKFKYIAEDRYEQIAKRYREFLLLPEELVLPEVKSILFPVDRFSLKVPGELFEALRAYAGATVHLLYISEERTLRLIEQTLGKEEAEKLREEKVRFAGETLRSLAPQLEELSLSVETDHIIGSKSDDVIELMSTGRFDLLVISRCFGSEPSKTSPMSPIVFKIIQHIDEPVIVY comes from the coding sequence ATGCCCATGGAGGTGCTCAACCGCATAATCTCCCGGAAGTTCAAGTACATCGCGGAAGATCGCTACGAGCAGATAGCCAAGCGCTACCGTGAGTTCCTTCTCCTCCCGGAGGAGCTCGTCCTTCCCGAGGTCAAGTCCATCCTGTTCCCCGTGGACAGGTTCTCCCTGAAGGTTCCCGGGGAGCTCTTCGAGGCCCTTAGGGCGTACGCCGGGGCAACGGTTCACCTGCTCTACATCTCCGAGGAGAGGACGCTCCGCCTCATAGAGCAGACCCTCGGCAAGGAGGAAGCGGAGAAGCTAAGGGAGGAGAAGGTTCGCTTCGCCGGCGAAACGCTCCGCAGCCTTGCGCCACAACTTGAGGAGCTGAGCCTCTCCGTCGAGACCGACCACATAATCGGGAGCAAGAGCGACGACGTCATAGAGCTCATGTCCACCGGAAGGTTCGACCTGCTGGTGATCTCCCGCTGCTTCGGCTCCGAGCCGAGCAAAACCTCTCCCATGAGTCCGATAGTCTTTAAAATCATCCAGCACATCGATGAGCCCGTCATCGTCTACTGA
- a CDS encoding S16 family serine protease, producing MKKTYALAAVLLLFFSILPTASAQCPCEGHTVVLKAPAVSRTPDGRLVGVATKFVITVAPGSGHVYLETWPLAEVDMQASARLATQIAGEVTGKDMSKYDVFIQVRADSPIIGGPSAGGTMTVGIIAALEGWKVRDDVMMTGMINPDGTIGPVGGILEKAAAAASVGAKLFLIPEGQRIQIVQENQQRNIGGIIQITTTTKKVDVAQYAKERWGLEVKEVSDIYDAVYYFTGHRLPKPQVPPNIRIDTSFLKNDAEKDYANTTNYYESVLEKLKKSNVDYETYVTLKEALDQAKGILNSSKEALDEGMYYTALSKDFQARIVIRHVDWYMNVQSVQDVSDLLSRVNAYINGTERYVSGMEIRGMTMLQAIAAAEERVEQAKDILQDAWKDFYNGDYWDAVGNAAYAYERADTARFWASLGERFAKGRVIQREELKDTARNYIDESSLIATYIESMYGNVVGSSLSDTIQKAEEYYDDGKYSAAIFTAMEARVRGEVFLDTLGIDNVTVLRDKLEQMKEAARTAIGLAQMKGIKPLLAMAYYEFAESYEKGNGIEDIQNAMIFYQYARESAGVFLLKMNPGNVTWTNPLGTETVPPTTSTTTGTKATSTTPSTGVGITSVCGPGIIALFALLPLLRRRR from the coding sequence ATGAAAAAAACGTACGCCCTAGCGGCAGTACTGTTGCTCTTCTTCTCGATACTGCCGACGGCATCGGCCCAGTGCCCCTGTGAGGGACACACCGTTGTTCTCAAGGCGCCAGCGGTCTCAAGAACCCCTGACGGCAGGCTCGTTGGAGTCGCCACCAAGTTCGTCATAACCGTCGCCCCTGGCAGCGGACACGTGTACCTTGAGACGTGGCCCCTGGCGGAGGTTGACATGCAGGCGAGCGCGAGGCTGGCCACCCAGATAGCCGGCGAGGTGACGGGCAAGGACATGAGCAAGTACGACGTCTTCATCCAGGTCAGGGCGGACTCACCGATCATAGGCGGCCCCTCAGCGGGTGGAACAATGACAGTTGGAATAATAGCGGCCCTCGAAGGCTGGAAGGTCAGGGACGACGTGATGATGACCGGGATGATAAACCCGGATGGAACGATAGGGCCCGTCGGCGGAATCCTCGAGAAGGCCGCGGCGGCCGCGTCCGTTGGAGCAAAGCTGTTCCTCATTCCAGAGGGCCAGAGGATACAGATAGTCCAGGAGAACCAGCAGAGGAACATCGGAGGGATAATCCAGATCACAACGACAACGAAAAAGGTTGACGTTGCCCAGTACGCCAAGGAGCGCTGGGGCCTTGAGGTCAAGGAGGTAAGCGACATCTACGACGCCGTCTACTACTTCACCGGCCACAGGCTGCCCAAGCCCCAGGTGCCGCCCAACATCAGAATAGACACCTCCTTCCTCAAGAACGACGCCGAGAAGGACTACGCCAACACTACCAACTACTACGAGAGCGTTCTCGAGAAGCTCAAGAAGAGCAACGTCGATTACGAAACCTACGTAACCCTGAAGGAGGCCCTCGATCAGGCAAAGGGCATACTGAACTCCTCGAAAGAGGCCCTGGACGAGGGAATGTACTATACGGCTTTAAGCAAGGACTTCCAGGCGAGGATCGTCATAAGGCACGTCGACTGGTACATGAACGTTCAGAGCGTCCAGGACGTATCGGACCTCCTGAGCCGCGTGAACGCGTACATCAACGGGACCGAAAGGTACGTCTCGGGAATGGAGATAAGGGGCATGACGATGCTCCAAGCGATAGCGGCGGCAGAGGAGAGAGTCGAGCAGGCCAAGGACATACTCCAAGATGCATGGAAGGACTTCTACAACGGTGACTACTGGGACGCCGTCGGAAACGCGGCCTACGCCTACGAGAGGGCCGACACCGCTCGCTTCTGGGCATCCCTGGGGGAGCGCTTCGCCAAGGGAAGGGTGATCCAGAGGGAAGAGCTCAAGGACACCGCCAGAAACTACATCGACGAGTCCAGCCTGATAGCGACTTACATTGAATCCATGTACGGAAACGTCGTCGGCAGCTCGCTCAGTGACACGATTCAGAAGGCGGAGGAGTACTACGACGACGGAAAATACTCGGCGGCGATATTCACGGCGATGGAGGCCAGGGTGAGGGGCGAGGTGTTCCTTGACACCCTGGGCATAGACAACGTCACTGTACTGAGGGACAAGCTGGAGCAGATGAAAGAGGCCGCCAGAACGGCCATCGGGCTGGCCCAGATGAAGGGAATAAAACCCCTCCTAGCTATGGCCTACTATGAGTTCGCCGAGAGCTATGAAAAGGGCAACGGCATAGAAGACATCCAGAACGCAATGATATTCTACCAGTACGCGAGGGAAAGCGCCGGCGTCTTCCTGCTGAAGATGAACCCGGGCAACGTTACGTGGACCAACCCCCTGGGAACCGAAACCGTGCCCCCGACCACCTCAACTACCACCGGAACGAAAGCAACCAGCACGACCCCAAGCACCGGCGTCGGAATAACCTCCGTCTGTGGACCTGGAATAATAGCGCTCTTCGCCCTTCTACCCCTGCTCAGGAGGAGAAGATGA
- a CDS encoding phosphoadenosine phosphosulfate reductase family protein, with protein MFALIARARKDAKALSYINERNYGGFLRVESLGGGRTKEEVLENLERVLEGPYIPVLLLGEKEKDLMEELLPVLREYGKPFYARVLRTKRVRNMRVDELYAHIEEIKARFRLGIEWNGTYALNPENPFGLEINPDYDIYLALGDGFRRAMRSLLDVELGENSLVLRKTMNQEVYYSGQNKVAEVSKKLGFPTEVLWKCPCTEDVSLDSLISANREYIEAFASASKAFLRAFEDYDIVVPWSGGKDSTATLILAKDVFDEVTAVYVRMEYEMPGTDEYVEKLAKRLGVELVRVDVPMPIEKYGMPTHQNRWCTRKKVEALYSVVSEFEKPVLLVGDRDGESARRRLKPPVVERKTDFGTFIEIMPIKFWSGFMVQLFVLMRGFKLHPLYYEGFYRLGCTICPSLADWEVKLLKRRGVGELPSSSPPEQG; from the coding sequence ATGTTCGCGCTCATAGCGAGGGCAAGGAAGGACGCGAAGGCTCTAAGCTACATAAACGAGAGGAACTACGGGGGCTTCCTGAGGGTTGAGAGCCTTGGCGGAGGGAGAACCAAGGAGGAAGTCCTTGAGAACCTTGAGAGAGTCCTTGAGGGGCCCTACATCCCGGTTCTCCTCCTCGGCGAGAAAGAGAAAGACCTCATGGAGGAGCTTTTGCCGGTTCTGAGGGAGTACGGAAAGCCCTTCTACGCGAGGGTTCTGAGGACGAAGCGCGTTAGGAACATGCGCGTTGACGAGCTCTACGCCCACATCGAGGAGATAAAGGCCCGCTTTCGCCTCGGCATCGAGTGGAATGGCACTTACGCCCTCAACCCCGAGAACCCCTTCGGCCTCGAAATTAACCCGGACTACGACATCTACCTCGCCCTTGGCGACGGCTTCAGAAGGGCCATGCGCTCGCTCCTCGACGTCGAGCTCGGCGAGAACTCGCTCGTCCTGAGGAAGACTATGAACCAGGAGGTCTATTACTCCGGCCAGAACAAGGTGGCCGAGGTTAGCAAGAAGCTCGGCTTTCCGACCGAGGTCCTCTGGAAGTGCCCCTGCACCGAGGACGTCTCACTCGACTCGCTCATCTCCGCCAACAGGGAATACATAGAGGCCTTTGCCAGCGCATCGAAGGCTTTTCTCAGGGCTTTTGAGGACTACGACATCGTCGTTCCATGGAGCGGGGGGAAGGACTCAACGGCCACACTTATTTTAGCGAAGGACGTTTTCGACGAGGTTACGGCGGTCTACGTCAGGATGGAGTACGAGATGCCCGGGACGGACGAATACGTTGAGAAACTTGCGAAAAGGCTCGGCGTTGAACTCGTCCGCGTCGACGTTCCGATGCCCATTGAGAAATACGGCATGCCGACTCACCAGAACCGCTGGTGCACGAGGAAGAAGGTCGAAGCCCTCTACTCGGTCGTTTCGGAGTTTGAAAAGCCGGTTCTCCTCGTCGGGGACAGGGACGGGGAGAGCGCAAGGAGACGGCTTAAGCCACCGGTGGTTGAGAGGAAAACGGACTTCGGGACGTTCATCGAGATCATGCCGATTAAGTTCTGGAGCGGCTTCATGGTTCAGCTCTTCGTCCTCATGAGGGGCTTTAAACTGCACCCGCTCTACTACGAGGGTTTTTACAGGCTCGGCTGCACCATCTGTCCCAGCCTCGCCGATTGGGAGGTAAAATTGCTCAAAAGGAGGGGAGTTGGAGAGCTCCCCTCATCTTCTCCTCCTGAGCAGGGGTAG